TTTTTGTATTCAGTGTAGATACTACCATCAACATCTTTTATTCTTACGTCACCGTTGTAAACATCCCATACACCGTCATTTACAAGACCACAGTGTCTGGTGTCACCAAAGTAACCTAAAGAATTGACTAAGTCTATTTTTTCTTCGAAAATAGGTTTAGCTAAGTCGAGAGTAGCTTGTGCTAATTCTACGTTTCTTTGAGCTCTTTGTAATAAATCTTTTTGAGTTTCATCATCTAATTCAGTTGAAATACCTCCAGGAGTAGAGGAAATTGGGTGAATTGGACGACCACCGATTTTTCTTACAATTTCTAAACCATTTCTTCTGAGTTCAATTGCTTGAAGTGCAATTTCAGGTTGATCTTTAATAATTTGGAAAACATTTCTGGTTTTTCTGGTTCCGTCAGGGATGATTAAATCAGGAGCAGCTAAGAAGTAGAAATGAAGTGCGTGGGAGTGCATGAATGAACCCCAGTTCATAATTTCTCTCATTTTATATGCTGTTGGTAAGATTTTTTCATCTTCGAAACCGAAAATTTGGTCAACTGCTTTTGCAGCTGCTAAGTGGTGTTGAACATCACAAATACCACAAATTCTTGGTACAATCCTAGCTAATTCTTCAACTGGACGACCTTGTAAGAATTTTTCGAAACCTCTGAATTCCATAACATGTAATCTTGTATCGACTACATTTCCATCATCATCGAGCTGTACAGTAATTTTAGCGTGACCTTCAATACGTGTTACAGGCTCCATAGTAAGTTTTACCATATTATTCTCCTCCTTTCTGCATTTTCATAGGGACTAAAGCAGCAGGTAATGTGTAAGTATAGAAAGTACCTACAATATCATCTAATTGATCTGCTACAGTTTCAGGATCAACAGTTTTATCTTCATCTACACCATAATCAGATGCGATAGCACTAATCATTTTTGCTCCTTGATCTAATACTTTAGAAGTAGGACCGTAACATCCTCTACATGGAATTGCAATAGAAGGACATTCTGCTCCACATAAGGAAACAGTTGCAGGACCCATACAGATTAAACCTTGGGAAATTAAACATAAATCTTTTTCAGGAGCTCCAACTTCAAATTGTCTTTTAATGAAGTCCATAGCTAAACCAGCAGGTGGTTTTTCTCTAGGACATACTTCACAAAGGTTAGTTGAAGGTAATTCGATAGTTTCTCCACGTAATAATGTTAAAACAGCTTCAGCTACAACATCAGAACGAGGTGGGCAACCTGGAATAATTAAATCAATGTCCATTGCTGAACTTAATGGTCTTACCCTGCTTTCAAGAGCTGGTACATCTTCATTAGGAATAATTCCTTCTGGGTTAACAGTAGAGCATGAATTAATGTAAGCTTCTTGTTCTAATTCATCTACAGTCCATAAGTTACCGAGTCCAGGAATTCCTCCGTAACATGAACAAGTTCCGTAAGCAATAACTAATTTAGCTTTTTCATTTAACATTTCAGCTAATTCCCTGTTTTCTTCGTTCCTAATTCCACCTTCTACGATGAGAACATCTAATTCTGGTACTTCATCGTATTTGGTATCCATAAGTACAGGGGAGAATTCAAAATCAGCTAATTCCAAAACATCTAATAAAGATTCGTGGAAATCAGCAATTGATAAGTGGCAACCGGAACATCCGCCTAACCACATAGTTCCTATTTTTACTTTATCAGCCATAATAACTCCTCCAATCTAGTTTTCAGCATCTAATTGTTCTTTCAATGGTGCAGGACCTAATTCTTTGATTCTGTTAACCATCATTTTAACAGCTTCAGAGAATTTTTCACCTTCGGATGCAGAAATCCAATCGTGGTGAACTCTTTCTTTTCCAATTCCCATATCTTCAACAAGTTTGTAGATTAATCTCATTCTACGATCTAACTTATAATTTCCAGCATCATAGTGGCAGTCACCCATGTGACATCCAGCTACAAATACACCATCAGCCCCTTCTTTAAATGCTTTTAACACAAATTGTGGGTCAATTCTTCCAGAACACATTACACGAATAACTCTAATATTCGGTGGGTATTGCATCCTTGCAGTACCTGCTGTGTCTGCTCCTCCATAGGAACACCAGTTGCAACAAAACATTACAATTTTTACATCATCAGCCATAGAGTTTATCCTCCTCTATAATATTTTTACTAATTTGAAATTATTTTCAAACCAGTGAATTCAAATTTAAAAAATTTTTTAAATTCTTCTTTAAGACAAAAAATTTAGTCATACCTTAATTTTTTACCTTAATTCACAATTTTATGTACTTAATGAGCTAGCTCAGCATAACATTAACGTACTGATTAATATATTACTATAATAATTAATATAAAGGTTACTTAGAACTTAAAGCCAAAAAGTTTATATACTATAAAACAAGATTTTTAGAAATTAATA
This genomic stretch from Methanobrevibacter smithii ATCC 35061 harbors:
- a CDS encoding hydrogenase iron-sulfur subunit; the encoded protein is MADDVKIVMFCCNWCSYGGADTAGTARMQYPPNIRVIRVMCSGRIDPQFVLKAFKEGADGVFVAGCHMGDCHYDAGNYKLDRRMRLIYKLVEDMGIGKERVHHDWISASEGEKFSEAVKMMVNRIKELGPAPLKEQLDAEN
- a CDS encoding Ni/Fe hydrogenase subunit alpha, which gives rise to MVKLTMEPVTRIEGHAKITVQLDDDGNVVDTRLHVMEFRGFEKFLQGRPVEELARIVPRICGICDVQHHLAAAKAVDQIFGFEDEKILPTAYKMREIMNWGSFMHSHALHFYFLAAPDLIIPDGTRKTRNVFQIIKDQPEIALQAIELRRNGLEIVRKIGGRPIHPISSTPGGISTELDDETQKDLLQRAQRNVELAQATLDLAKPIFEEKIDLVNSLGYFGDTRHCGLVNDGVWDVYNGDVRIKDVDGSIYTEYKNLEYKDVVAEHVKPYSWLKFPYIKELGYPEGIYRVAPLSRINVADKMPDAAPLAQAAFEEFHDKFGYAQAPLLFHWARLIELLASAECAADALDQDLSGPKFPEELERTAGEGAGIVEAARGTLIHNYACDDNGLVTEANIVVATIQNNPAMEMGIQQVAKDYIKPGVEVDDKIFNLMEMVIRAYDPCLSCATHTMDSQMRLAEVDIVDSEGNIIKKF
- a CDS encoding NADH-quinone oxidoreductase subunit B family protein, whose protein sequence is MADKVKIGTMWLGGCSGCHLSIADFHESLLDVLELADFEFSPVLMDTKYDEVPELDVLIVEGGIRNEENRELAEMLNEKAKLVIAYGTCSCYGGIPGLGNLWTVDELEQEAYINSCSTVNPEGIIPNEDVPALESRVRPLSSAMDIDLIIPGCPPRSDVVAEAVLTLLRGETIELPSTNLCEVCPREKPPAGLAMDFIKRQFEVGAPEKDLCLISQGLICMGPATVSLCGAECPSIAIPCRGCYGPTSKVLDQGAKMISAIASDYGVDEDKTVDPETVADQLDDIVGTFYTYTLPAALVPMKMQKGGE